From Vigna unguiculata cultivar IT97K-499-35 chromosome 5, ASM411807v1, whole genome shotgun sequence, the proteins below share one genomic window:
- the LOC114186047 gene encoding uncharacterized protein LOC114186047 gives MGITKRSSLLIFLIVFVSTLIHAKAYQSLYCGSKGTRCYGKYIHCPSECPNSETTNPKTKVCHIDCNKPICRAECRSRKPNCNAPGSGCYDPRFIGGDGRVFYFHGKSNEHFSLVSDSNLQINARFIGHRPAGRNRDYTWIQALGILFNSKTFSLEATRTPQWDRDLDYLKLTYNHKHVALAEGPLSTWYNEEKDVKVERIANKNSVMVTLKDVAEILVNVVPVTKEDDRIHNYQVPSDDCFAHLEVQFRFSALSPKVDGVLGRTYRLDFENPAKPGVAMPVVGGEDRYKTESLLSHECGSCVFSQGSSFEKETTPQVMEYGTLDCTKFSHGFGIVCRK, from the exons ATGGGAATCACCAAAAGAAGTTCACTCCTAATATTCTTGATAGTTTTTGTCTCAACTTTGATCCATGCCAAGGCATATCAAAGCTTATACTGTGGCAGCAAAGGAACACGATGCTATGGAAAGTACATCCACTGTCCTAGTGAATGCCCTAACAGTGAAACAACCAATCCTAAGACTAAGGTTTGTCACATTGATTGCAACAAACCTATTTGCAGGGCAGAATGCAGAA GTCGTAAGCCAAACTGCAATGCACCAGGATCAGGATGCTATGATCCCCGTTTCATTGGTGGGGATGGGAGAGTCTTCTACTTCCATGGAAAGAGCAATGAACATTTCTCCTTAGTTTCCGATTCCAACCTTCAAATCAATGCTCGTTTCATCGGACACAGACCCGCTGGTAGGAACCGTGACTACACTTGGATTCAAGCCCTTGGAATTCTCTTCAACTCCAAAACCTTCTCACTTGAGGCCACAAGGACACCCCAATGGGATCGTGATCTTGACTACCTCAAACTCACCTACAATCACAAACATGTAGCCCTAGCCGAAGGTCCTCTCTCCACCTGGTACAATGAGGAAAAAGACGTGAAAGTGGAGAGAATAGCGAACAAGAACAGTGTCATGGTTACACTGAAAGATGTGGCTGAAATCTTGGTCAATGTTGTGCCAGTAACCAAAGAGGATGACAGAATCCATAACTACCAAGTACCTTCTGATGACTGTTTTGCTCACTTGGAAGTTCAGTTCAGGTTCTCTGCCTTGTCTCCAAAAGTTGATGGTGTTCTCGGTAGAACTTATAGGTTGGATTTTGAGAACCCTGCAAAGCCTGGTGTGGCTATGCCTGTTGTTGGTGGTGAAGACAGGTACAAGACTGAGTCATTGCTCTCTCATGAGTGTGGTTCTTGTGTGTTTTCTCAGGGAAGTTCGTTTGAGAAAGAGACCACTCCCCAAGTTATGGAATATGGCACCCTTGATTGCACCAAGTTCTCACATGGCTTCGGAATCGTTTGCAGGAAATAA
- the LOC114183388 gene encoding uncharacterized protein LOC114183388, which translates to MFPMTTLVQFSIKCSLLKPKFFHDGIYKRPTFPFSRMEAKFGSFCGNSLKLREGRESSCFLGGAVFQNGVLSKENGCKREKRMVVVKNNQGFGFNGGGGGRDDGATARLLGNIALAVGLTYLSVTGQLGWILDAIVSIWLIAVLIPIVGVGAFLWWAGRDIMQGTCPNCGNDFQVFKSSLNDDLQLCPFCGQPFSVVENEFVKESVKFSNQSTTFGQAFNNFTRSKNEKDSGRAIDVEAEIKDVD; encoded by the exons ATGTTTCCCATGACCACACTTGTGCAATTCTCTATCAAATGTTCGCTCTTGAAGCCCAAGTTCTTCCATGATGGCATATACAAGAGACCCACTTTCCCTTTCTCTCGGATGGAAGCAAAGTTTGGTTCTTTTTGTGGGAATAGCTTGAAACTGAGAGAGGGCAGGGAGAGCTCGTGCTTCTTGGGAGGCGCAGTGTTTCAAAATGGGGTTTTGTCGAAAGAAAACGGTTGCAAGAGGGAAAAGAGAATGGTGGTGGTGAAGAATAATCAGGGGTTTGGCTTCaacggtggtggtggtggaagaGATGATGGTGCCACTGCTCGGCTTTTGGGAAATATTGCTTTAGCTGTTGGACTTACTTATCTTTCTGTGACCGGACAACTTGGTTGGATTTTGGATGCTATTGTCTCCATTTGG CTCATTGCAGTGTTAATACCAATAGTAGGTGTTGGTGCTTTTCTCTGGTGGGCAGGACGAGATATAATGCAAGGCACC TGTCCAAATTGTGGAAATGATTTTCAGGTTTTCAA ATCTTCTCTGAATGATGATTTGCAGCTGTGCCCTTTTTGCGGTCAACCTTTTTCTG TTGTTGAAAATGAGTTTGTGAAGGAATCAGTGAAGTTTTCAAACCAATCTACAACGTTTGGACAAGCATTCAATAATTTCACCCGTTCTAAAAATG AAAAAGATTCTGGTAGAGCCATTGATGTTGAAGCTGAAATTAAAGATGTAGACTGA